One Kitasatospora sp. NBC_01287 DNA window includes the following coding sequences:
- the sepH gene encoding septation protein SepH, producing the protein MTSAGTTREVTVPELRVVAVSNDGTRLVLKAADSTEYTLPIDERLRAAIRGDRPRLGQIEIEVESHLRPRDIQARIRAGASAEEVAQAAGISVDRVRRFEGPVLAERAFMAERARKTPIRRPGESTGPQLGEAVAERLVLRAAEKDTERWDSWRRDDGTWEVSLSYRSDGEGRTASWTYDPPRRLVQPNDDEARALIGESVEREDEQVFPFIPRIARLPHDRPLRPMIERPSADRIMSPPERLPAREAVAAAEARDSLTSLLDVVPAFRGDLAVGPSAIEAAPVEEGQEAAEPAAAAAAAAPAVGAGSAYADILMPRAVAPHRERLVGTTDRQAEADGVRPGRRATVPSWDEIVFGSRRKKQD; encoded by the coding sequence GTGACGTCGGCAGGCACCACCCGGGAGGTAACCGTGCCCGAACTGCGGGTTGTGGCCGTCAGCAACGACGGCACACGGCTGGTGCTCAAGGCTGCCGACAGCACGGAGTACACCCTTCCCATCGACGAGCGGCTGCGCGCCGCCATTCGCGGTGACCGCCCGCGCCTCGGCCAGATCGAGATCGAGGTCGAGAGCCACCTGCGCCCCCGGGACATCCAGGCGCGGATACGAGCCGGCGCCTCCGCCGAGGAGGTCGCCCAGGCGGCCGGGATCTCGGTGGACCGGGTGCGCCGCTTCGAGGGTCCGGTGCTGGCCGAGCGCGCCTTCATGGCCGAGCGGGCCCGCAAGACCCCGATCCGTCGCCCCGGCGAGTCCACCGGTCCGCAGCTGGGCGAGGCCGTGGCCGAGCGCCTGGTGCTGCGCGCCGCCGAGAAGGACACCGAGCGCTGGGACTCCTGGCGGCGTGACGACGGCACCTGGGAGGTGTCCCTCTCCTACCGCTCGGACGGCGAGGGCCGCACCGCGAGCTGGACGTACGACCCGCCCCGGCGCCTGGTCCAGCCGAACGACGACGAAGCCCGCGCGCTGATCGGCGAGAGCGTCGAACGGGAGGACGAGCAGGTCTTCCCGTTCATCCCGCGGATCGCCCGGCTGCCGCACGACCGCCCGCTGCGCCCGATGATCGAGCGGCCTTCGGCCGACCGGATCATGTCACCGCCCGAACGGCTGCCGGCCAGGGAGGCCGTCGCGGCCGCCGAGGCACGGGATTCGCTGACCAGCCTGCTGGACGTGGTCCCGGCCTTCCGGGGCGACCTGGCGGTGGGCCCCTCGGCGATCGAGGCCGCCCCGGTCGAGGAGGGCCAGGAGGCCGCCGAGCCGGCAGCCGCCGCTGCCGCTGCCGCTCCTGCCGTCGGCGCCGGCTCGGCGTACGCGGACATCCTGATGCCGCGTGCGGTCGCCCCGCACCGGGAGCGGCTGGTCGGCACCACCGACCGGCAGGCCGAGGCGGACGGCGTGCGGCCCGGCCGCCGGGCCACCGTGCCCAGCTGGGACGAGATCGTCTTCGGCAGCAGGCGCAAGAAGCAGGACTGA
- a CDS encoding alkaline phosphatase family protein, giving the protein MSYLAPHGHDDFQLLDPATAPAPGYGSGSLCDLLPSVAAGLGVPGFTSTLPIAPADRVCVFLVDGMGWELIRRHPEYAPFLHSLLAGSLGGTGRPLTAGFPATTATSLASVGTGLPPGLHGLAGYTVAIPGRGELMNQLRWQPPVDPRSWQPYPTVFERVHQAGVAASQVSSPLFAQTPLTRVALSGGEFLGRTTGEERMDLAARQLGSADRALVYTYVSELDGMGHRYGVDSDEWRMMLNSVDRLVVRLAEQLPPRSALYVTADHGMIDIAPEDRIDFDEDWELSAGVALLGGEARARHVYAVPGAAADVHTVWSEVLGDRMWVATRDQAIEAGWFGPAVDDRVYHRIGDVVAAARDDIAVIASRSEPGESAMTGLHGSMTPVEQLVPLLEVRT; this is encoded by the coding sequence ATGTCCTACCTCGCACCGCACGGCCATGACGACTTCCAGCTGCTCGACCCGGCCACCGCACCGGCGCCCGGCTACGGCAGCGGGTCGCTCTGCGACCTGCTGCCCTCGGTGGCGGCGGGCCTGGGCGTCCCGGGCTTCACCAGCACGCTGCCGATCGCCCCGGCCGACCGGGTCTGCGTCTTCCTGGTGGACGGCATGGGCTGGGAGCTGATCCGCCGCCACCCCGAGTACGCCCCGTTCCTGCACTCGCTGCTGGCCGGCTCGCTCGGCGGCACCGGGCGGCCGCTGACGGCCGGCTTCCCGGCCACCACCGCGACCTCGCTGGCCTCGGTCGGCACCGGCCTGCCGCCCGGACTGCACGGCCTGGCCGGCTACACGGTGGCGATCCCGGGCCGGGGCGAGCTGATGAACCAGCTGCGCTGGCAGCCGCCGGTCGACCCGCGGAGCTGGCAGCCCTACCCGACCGTCTTCGAGCGGGTGCACCAGGCGGGCGTGGCGGCCAGCCAGGTCTCCTCGCCGCTCTTCGCGCAGACCCCGCTGACCCGGGTGGCGCTGTCCGGCGGCGAGTTCCTCGGCCGCACCACCGGCGAGGAGCGGATGGACCTGGCGGCCCGTCAGCTCGGCTCCGCCGACCGCGCGCTGGTCTACACCTACGTCAGCGAGCTGGACGGGATGGGCCACCGCTACGGGGTCGACTCGGACGAGTGGCGGATGATGCTGAACAGCGTCGACCGGCTGGTGGTGCGGCTGGCCGAACAGCTGCCGCCGCGCTCGGCGCTCTACGTCACCGCCGACCACGGCATGATCGACATCGCGCCCGAGGACCGGATCGACTTCGACGAGGACTGGGAGCTGAGCGCGGGCGTGGCCCTGCTCGGTGGCGAGGCGCGGGCCCGGCACGTCTACGCGGTGCCCGGCGCGGCCGCCGACGTGCACACCGTGTGGAGCGAGGTGCTCGGCGACCGGATGTGGGTGGCCACCCGGGACCAGGCGATCGAGGCGGGCTGGTTCGGCCCGGCCGTCGACGACCGGGTCTACCACCGGATCGGCGACGTGGTGGCCGCGGCCCGCGACGACATCGCGGTGATCGCCTCCCGCAGCGAACCGGGGGAGTCCGCGATGACCGGGCTGCACGGCTCGATGACGCCCGTCGAGCAGCTCGTCCCGCTGCTCGAAGTCCGCACCTGA
- a CDS encoding D-arabinono-1,4-lactone oxidase, with translation MPATVTAGRWTNWAGNQSAEPSQVATPASAEELAAVVRRAAEQGRTVKAVGSGHSFTAIAAPGDGVLVRPEGLRAVRELDRAAGTVTVEAGLPLSALNRLLAAAGLSLTNMGDIDVQTVAGATSTGTHGTGRDSASLAAQLTAAEIVLADGSIRQCSPTEDPELFAGARLGLGALGVLSALTFAVEPAFLLTAHEQPMGFAEVIDSFEELSSVNEHFEFYWFPHTDRCSTKRNNRSQGPAAPLPGFKAWLEDDFLSNTVWEGVCRIGRAFPRSIPTIAAVASRVWSERTYTDTSHRVFTSPRKVRFTEMEYAVPRAAATEVLRELKTLVERNDWRISFPVEVRCAPADDLWLSTAGGRDSVYIAVHLYRGTAEQGYFTAVEQLMTAHQGRPHWGKLHSRDAEYLAGVYPHFKDFTELRDRVDPERRFANAYLRRVLGA, from the coding sequence ATGCCCGCCACTGTCACCGCCGGCCGCTGGACCAACTGGGCGGGCAATCAGAGTGCCGAGCCCAGCCAGGTGGCCACCCCGGCCTCGGCCGAGGAACTGGCCGCGGTGGTCCGGCGGGCCGCCGAGCAGGGCCGCACGGTCAAGGCGGTCGGCTCGGGGCACTCCTTCACCGCGATCGCCGCACCGGGCGACGGCGTCCTGGTGCGGCCCGAGGGGCTGCGCGCGGTGCGCGAGCTGGACCGCGCGGCCGGCACCGTCACGGTGGAGGCCGGGCTGCCGCTGTCCGCGCTCAACCGGCTGCTGGCGGCGGCCGGCCTGTCGCTGACCAACATGGGCGACATCGACGTGCAGACCGTGGCAGGCGCGACCAGCACCGGCACCCACGGCACCGGGCGCGACTCGGCCTCGCTGGCGGCGCAGCTCACCGCGGCGGAGATCGTGCTCGCCGACGGCAGCATCCGGCAGTGCTCGCCGACCGAGGACCCCGAGCTCTTCGCGGGCGCCCGGCTGGGCCTGGGCGCGCTCGGCGTGCTCAGCGCACTCACCTTCGCGGTCGAGCCCGCCTTCCTGCTGACCGCGCACGAGCAGCCGATGGGCTTCGCGGAGGTGATCGACTCCTTCGAGGAGCTCAGCTCGGTCAACGAGCACTTCGAGTTCTACTGGTTCCCGCACACCGACCGGTGCAGCACCAAGCGCAACAACCGCAGCCAGGGGCCGGCCGCCCCACTGCCCGGCTTCAAGGCCTGGCTGGAGGACGACTTCCTCTCCAACACCGTCTGGGAGGGTGTCTGCCGGATCGGCCGGGCCTTCCCGCGGAGCATCCCGACGATCGCCGCCGTGGCCAGCCGGGTCTGGTCCGAGCGGACCTACACCGACACCTCCCACCGGGTCTTCACCAGCCCGCGCAAGGTCCGCTTCACCGAGATGGAGTACGCCGTGCCGCGCGCGGCGGCCACCGAGGTGCTGCGCGAGCTGAAGACGCTGGTGGAGCGGAACGACTGGCGGATCAGCTTCCCGGTGGAGGTGCGCTGCGCCCCCGCCGACGACCTGTGGCTCTCCACCGCCGGCGGCCGGGACAGCGTCTACATCGCGGTGCACCTCTACCGGGGCACCGCCGAACAGGGCTACTTCACCGCCGTCGAGCAGTTGATGACCGCGCACCAGGGGCGTCCGCACTGGGGCAAGCTGCACAGCAGGGACGCCGAGTACCTGGCCGGCGTCTACCCGCACTTCAAGGACTTCACCGAGCTGCGCGACCGGGTCGACCCCGAGCGGCGGTTCGCCAACGCCTACCTGCGCCGGGTGCTCGGGGCCTGA
- a CDS encoding VOC family protein, translating to MTAVKVKVAHGTPCWVSLLVRDLERAKAFYGPLLGWSFTPGPTELGAYVRASLQGAKVAGIGLAPDRSALPTEWTTYFAVDNADEVSARVRECGGTVAVGPLQSEGAGRLAVAADLSGAFFGLWEGQDHLGWEVVGEPGAPVWSELVTKDEPLAAAFYGSVLGRAVVEADPSAVARGEEDATLRVEGHRVAGIKQTTDLRDGPPRWRIYFAVTDVDLTVRQCLELGGALLVAAHDTPYGRVARLADPEGGRFSVVKLP from the coding sequence ATGACGGCGGTGAAGGTCAAGGTGGCCCACGGCACGCCCTGCTGGGTGAGTCTGCTGGTCCGGGATCTGGAACGCGCCAAGGCGTTCTACGGTCCGCTGCTGGGGTGGAGCTTCACCCCTGGCCCCACCGAGCTGGGCGCCTACGTGCGGGCCAGCCTGCAGGGGGCCAAGGTGGCCGGGATCGGCCTCGCGCCGGACCGGTCCGCGCTGCCCACCGAGTGGACCACCTACTTCGCCGTGGACAACGCCGATGAGGTCTCGGCCCGGGTGCGCGAGTGCGGCGGCACCGTGGCGGTCGGCCCGCTGCAGTCCGAGGGGGCCGGCCGGCTGGCCGTGGCGGCCGACCTGTCGGGCGCCTTCTTCGGCCTCTGGGAGGGGCAGGACCACCTCGGGTGGGAGGTGGTCGGCGAGCCCGGCGCACCGGTCTGGAGCGAGCTGGTCACCAAGGACGAGCCGCTGGCCGCCGCCTTCTACGGCTCGGTGCTGGGCCGCGCGGTGGTCGAGGCGGACCCCTCGGCGGTGGCCCGCGGCGAGGAGGACGCCACCCTGCGGGTGGAGGGCCACCGGGTGGCGGGGATCAAGCAGACCACCGACCTGCGGGACGGACCGCCGCGCTGGCGGATCTACTTCGCGGTCACGGACGTGGACCTGACGGTGCGCCAGTGCCTGGAGCTGGGCGGGGCGCTGCTGGTCGCGGCACACGACACCCCGTACGGGCGGGTGGCCCGGCTGGCCGACCCGGAGGGCGGGCGGTTCTCGGTGGTGAAGCTGCCGTAG
- a CDS encoding thymidine kinase, with protein sequence MADLVFFSGTMDCGKSTLALQMNHNHAARGRQGIIFARHDRAGASTISSRLGLRAEAVEVTDGFDFQHYVVQLLSAGGKVDYLICDEANFYATEQVDQLARVVDELGIDVFTFGITTDFRTRLFPGSQRLIELADRVEILQVEALCWCGARATHNARTVGGVMVVEGPQVVVGDVAVNEHEVGYEVLCRRHHRRRLTAATARAAALSPDVLPFERS encoded by the coding sequence ATGGCTGATCTGGTGTTCTTCTCCGGCACGATGGACTGCGGCAAGTCCACGCTGGCGCTGCAGATGAACCACAACCACGCCGCCCGCGGTCGGCAGGGGATCATCTTCGCCCGGCACGACCGGGCCGGCGCCTCCACCATCTCCAGCCGCCTGGGCCTGCGCGCCGAGGCGGTCGAGGTGACCGACGGCTTCGACTTCCAGCACTACGTGGTGCAGCTGCTCTCGGCCGGCGGCAAGGTCGACTACCTGATCTGCGACGAGGCCAACTTCTACGCCACCGAGCAGGTCGACCAGCTGGCCCGGGTGGTGGACGAGCTGGGCATCGACGTCTTCACCTTCGGCATCACCACCGACTTCCGCACCCGGCTCTTCCCCGGCTCGCAGCGGTTGATCGAGCTGGCCGACCGGGTGGAGATCCTGCAGGTCGAGGCGCTCTGCTGGTGCGGTGCCAGGGCCACCCACAACGCGCGCACGGTCGGCGGGGTGATGGTGGTCGAGGGGCCGCAGGTGGTGGTCGGCGACGTCGCGGTCAACGAGCACGAGGTCGGCTACGAGGTGCTCTGCCGCCGCCACCACCGCCGTCGGCTCACCGCCGCCACCGCCCGGGCGGCCGCCCTGTCGCCGGACGTGCTGCCCTTCGAGCGGAGCTGA
- a CDS encoding sulfurtransferase: MDDIENTAVLKPTEPSPLIGVEELAEELAGERPPVLLDIRWQLSAPGAASGQGGSVGAAEYALGHLPDAVFVDLDRELAAPPAGARGGRHPLPDPAALGAALRRAGVRADRPVVVYDGGPATAAARAWWVLRWAGHQDVRVLDGGIAAWRAAGQPESTEVPAPAEGDFAAVPGGLPTLDGDQAAELARTGLLLDARAAERYRGEVEPLDPRAGHIPGAVSAPTFENNAEDGRFRPLAELVARFRTLGVDGQPVGVYCGSGVTAAHQALALAVAGQRVALYPGSWSEWSNDPRRPVATGAERG; encoded by the coding sequence ATGGACGATATCGAGAACACCGCCGTGCTGAAGCCCACCGAGCCCTCGCCGCTGATCGGCGTCGAGGAACTGGCGGAGGAACTGGCCGGCGAGCGGCCGCCGGTGCTGCTGGACATCCGCTGGCAGCTGTCCGCCCCGGGCGCCGCCTCGGGCCAGGGCGGCTCGGTCGGGGCCGCGGAGTACGCGCTCGGGCACCTGCCCGACGCCGTCTTCGTCGACCTGGACCGCGAGCTGGCGGCGCCGCCGGCCGGCGCCCGGGGCGGGCGACACCCGCTGCCCGACCCCGCCGCGCTCGGCGCCGCGCTGCGCCGGGCCGGGGTGCGCGCCGACCGCCCGGTGGTGGTCTACGACGGCGGCCCGGCCACCGCGGCCGCCCGCGCGTGGTGGGTGCTGCGCTGGGCGGGCCACCAGGACGTCCGGGTGCTGGACGGCGGCATCGCCGCCTGGCGCGCGGCCGGGCAGCCCGAGAGCACCGAGGTGCCGGCCCCGGCCGAGGGCGACTTCGCCGCCGTGCCCGGCGGGCTGCCGACGCTGGACGGCGACCAGGCCGCCGAGCTGGCCCGCACCGGCCTGCTGCTGGACGCCCGCGCGGCGGAGCGCTACCGGGGCGAGGTCGAGCCGCTGGACCCCCGGGCGGGTCACATCCCCGGCGCGGTCAGCGCGCCCACCTTCGAGAACAACGCCGAGGACGGGCGCTTCCGTCCGCTCGCCGAGCTGGTGGCGCGGTTCCGCACGCTGGGCGTGGACGGGCAGCCGGTCGGCGTCTACTGCGGCTCGGGTGTCACGGCGGCGCACCAGGCGCTGGCGCTCGCGGTGGCCGGGCAGCGGGTGGCGCTCTACCCGGGCTCGTGGAGCGAGTGGTCGAATGACCCGCGGCGGCCGGTGGCGACCGGCGCCGAGCGCGGCTGA
- a CDS encoding MFS transporter produces the protein MLSSYRQIFDAPGSLAFSATGFVSRLPISMTGVGIITMLSQLRGSYGVAGAVSAVMALSAAAIGPQISRLVDRHGQRRIAVPCTAVTTASTVALLLCARSGAPDWTLFVCAIGMGTMVSTGALVRARWAHLYRRDTTKLHTAYALESVVDEIIFIVGPILSIGLATSLFPEAGVLLAAVFLALGVLLFTAQRGTEPPVHERGHEAPGSAIRSPGLRVLMLTFIATGAIFGSVEVVTVGFAQAQGHKAAASLVLAVYALGSAVAGTVFGALRPRGTAERRFQTGVGVMAVTMVPLVLAALWCTGPVGLVAVGAALFVSGLSIAPTMITTMGLVERLVPPAQLTEGMSWTTTGLALGVAGGSWAAGVLVDAAGAAAGYRVPLLAAVFALLVALIGGRWLRPASGADAPEPVSAAH, from the coding sequence CCGGCAGCCTCGCCTTCTCGGCCACCGGCTTCGTCTCCCGCCTGCCGATCTCGATGACCGGTGTCGGCATCATCACGATGCTCTCCCAGCTGCGCGGCTCCTACGGGGTGGCCGGCGCGGTCTCGGCGGTGATGGCCCTGTCGGCGGCGGCGATCGGACCGCAGATCTCGCGCCTGGTGGACCGGCACGGGCAGCGCCGAATAGCCGTGCCCTGCACCGCCGTCACCACCGCCTCCACCGTCGCCCTGCTGCTCTGCGCCCGCTCGGGGGCCCCGGACTGGACGCTCTTCGTCTGTGCGATCGGCATGGGCACGATGGTGAGCACCGGCGCGCTGGTCCGGGCCCGCTGGGCGCACCTGTACCGCCGGGACACCACCAAGCTGCACACCGCCTACGCGCTGGAATCGGTGGTGGACGAGATCATCTTCATCGTCGGGCCGATCCTCTCGATCGGACTGGCGACCTCGCTCTTCCCGGAGGCCGGGGTCCTGCTGGCCGCGGTCTTCCTGGCCCTCGGGGTGCTGCTCTTCACCGCCCAGCGCGGCACCGAGCCGCCGGTGCACGAGCGGGGGCACGAGGCGCCGGGCTCGGCGATCCGCTCGCCCGGCCTGCGGGTGCTGATGCTGACCTTCATCGCCACCGGGGCGATCTTCGGCTCGGTCGAGGTGGTCACCGTGGGCTTCGCCCAGGCCCAGGGGCACAAGGCGGCCGCCAGCCTGGTGCTGGCCGTCTACGCCCTCGGTTCGGCGGTGGCCGGCACGGTCTTCGGCGCGCTGCGGCCGCGCGGCACGGCGGAGCGCCGGTTCCAGACGGGCGTCGGGGTGATGGCGGTGACCATGGTGCCGCTGGTGCTGGCGGCGCTCTGGTGCACCGGGCCGGTGGGGCTGGTGGCGGTGGGCGCGGCGCTCTTCGTCTCCGGGCTCTCGATCGCCCCGACCATGATCACCACGATGGGCCTGGTCGAGCGGCTGGTCCCGCCTGCGCAGCTGACCGAGGGCATGAGCTGGACCACCACCGGCCTGGCCCTCGGGGTGGCCGGCGGCTCCTGGGCGGCCGGCGTCCTGGTGGACGCGGCGGGTGCGGCGGCCGGCTACCGGGTGCCGCTGCTGGCGGCGGTCTTCGCCCTGCTGGTCGCGCTGATCGGCGGCCGCTGGCTGCGCCCGGCGAGCGGGGCCGACGCGCCGGAGCCGGTGTCGGCGGCACACTGA